The segment AACTCAATTAAGCCCAATCTGGGAGCATCTTTGgagtttaattgaaaatttactatagCTGAAATATGGCAAACCAACACAAATTCCAAAGACAATTATCATTCAAACCAAATTAAATTCAGTAACGCAAGTATTCCTAATAGCAACCGATAAAGACCCAACACTACTAGTCTTACCACTTGTCtagaaacaacaaaaaaaaatcacatcCAAAATTTGTCTTCCTGCAAATAGTGCTTACATTCAAAGATATGAACACTCTGCAAGACTAcataattttttccaaaatatatATGAAGCCGTCAACGCTTCTTAGACACACCGACAGTCTTCCCTCTGCGACCAGTAGTCTTGGTGTGCTGACCACGGACGCGAAGGCCCCAGTAGTGCCTCAGACCACGGTGGTTCCTGCATGACAGTGTAAATCGTTAGCTGCCATCTTCATCTCATTCCCCAAAAGAAAGGAAAGTAAACAAAGATACTGTACAGAAAAAGTAAACAAAGATACTGTACAGAAAAAGTAAACAAAGATACTGTACTGAATCAACCAAAATGCAAAACACTTCTTAACTATATCTCAACACCCACAAATGAAACAAAGAGAAAAAAGTAGAAAGTACAGACAAATAATTTTAGCCaataaacatttaaacatatgtgactttaaattttttaattataaaaacttaATTCATTTTCTATGGTTATTCCATGTCTGGCTAATCACATGGGAAATAAACAGCATAATATATTACAACGTTCAGATTTATAAATTTTTGTCAACTCTGTTCCCAACTTGATCAAGATAAAAAGATCACCAAGATGCCATAAAAATGAACTCTCATGATGACAAAAAACCAGCCCACCAACAAGTTATATAAAGTTGATAAGAAACTGCATGTGAATTCCAACAATCTTGCCCACTTGCATATAACGCAAAGGAAATGCCACAAAACAAGATCATGTTGTCTTAAGCACCAAATGATTCAAATGCAAGGGAGGCAAAAGAGAAATCTCAAATAAACAACCCCAATTATATAGTGATATGCTTGAAAATGGTTATTAACAAAATCAAGAAAACAAATGATGCTAATAAAAAAGGATATATAATATACTGATCGAAACATATAAACACAATTTAAACAGTAACTCTCGTGCTCCAATAGAGTTGGCTTGATCATATAATTTTAAGCATATAACACAGAGTCGGCACATACAGATCTTCATCAGCACACATCACTAAGGACATAACTAACCTGATCTTCTTCAAACGCTCCAAATCATCCCTCAACTTCATGTCAAGAGCATTAGACACGACTTGGGAATACTTCCCGTCCTTGTAATCCTTCTGCCTATTCAAAAACCAGTCAGGGATTTTAAACTGCCTGGGGTTTGCAACAATGGTCATGAGATTGTCCAACTCCTGTGCAGTCAATTCACCAGCCCTGATAACAAGAAGTAAATCAAATAACACCTCCACAACAAACTATCAAAAACCAAATACCATTCAGCAACATCCCCATGCCAAAGAATTTACTTAACTAGTTGATCTAAAGTAAATAAATCCTTTCACATCTATGCTAAAATTAATCATCTCAACATGAAACACCTAGAGCCAAAACATATATCGTCTAACTTTAGAGCCATAAAGCATCATGGAACTAATCCTAAATGACCTAGAATTGTCTAACATTTTCAGGAATAAAAAAACAAACCTCTTGTTCATGTCGACATCAGCCTTCTTGCAAACGATGTTAGCGAATCGCCTTCCGATACCCTTGATGGAGGTCAATGCAAACATAATCTTCTGCTTCCCATCAACGTTGGTGTTCAGCACACGTAAAATGTGCTGAAAATCTTCGTTGGCCACCAGAGACTACACAAGCAAGCATTAAAATGAAGTTAAAAGCTATAATCTTCAGGGGAAAAgacaaacacacacacacacacacaaccAAACTTAAATAAAGTAAAACACATTTTAGAAACTCTCATAACAGCCTCCTTCAATCCCCAAAAGAAACCGAAAAAATTGAAGTAGATTTAGATCACTGAAtaagataaaagaaaaataaagaatctGAAAAGTGGCGTAAAGATAAACATAGCAATTAATGGTAAAAGAATTGGAAGAGAAAGATAGAACCCTAATTACCATAATGTGAGGATATTTGGGGGTAGATGAGGGAATAGACTCTGGGGGGCTGCTGATCTGAGGAGAATAACCTAGGGAGCCAAACTAGGGTTTTATATAGTCATGATTCTAGGTTTTTTTTGGGTGACGGACATTTgcgttttcttatttttatttatttttcaaaataaaatattcattttcttttttttaaattaatagtcCGCTTGACCGAAAGAAGtcaattttttatttgttttacacAAATTGAGTTTCAAAACATACATACTCTGAAAATGTTCACAACATTTTCaaacttttattaaatttttagaaaaatatttggTACAATGTGCTTataattttagatttaaaaataAAGTTAAGAGATTGataagtattttaaaaataaataaaataaatattgaaatagaagaaaagataaattttaaaattttaaatttgtttataaaattaaaaatacacaatcaatgtactaaatattaacactaaatttttttataaataatatatttgggTCTGAAGTGAAAATTATGAACTTTTTAATGTTTGAGTAAcacaaataaaatattttctttgattattttttaaaaattactttACTGATAGTAATATTAATATTTCGAATGctaatattaagtaaattaaataatatattttataattaaaatattaattacataATTCTCAAAAGTTGTTTTACACCACGGTTTTATATGCTGTATATCCTATTATACGTAAAAATTTGAAGTCGATTAGTTACATGTAACTTTTTAATTAAACCCTACACGTACTACTTCACATCTCTCCTTTCTCTAAATATTTTATTGCACTCTCTTAAAAGTATATATTAGCCATTGAAACCTTCTAAAGTACTTTTTTTTATATAGATTTTATACCATTTTATTGAATTACGTTAATTTTCCAGAATAATTTATACAATTATGTCCATTTGGAATTGAAGCAAACCATTATCGATCAAAAATCTATCCTTTTCGGTTGTTATGAAATAGAACTGAACCATTACATTGGGGGGTTAATCTTATAGGGATGAATTTCACtattaaatactcaaaatttaatttcatctACTCCGAatttaaaaaaggaaaatgaaaattAAGCAACGaggttaataatataaataaagcaGCCAAAAACAATGACTAAACATTTTATGCACTGATATATGCTGAAGAAGAAACTCAATCATCCAATCAGTTCATCATTCTAATGAAATAAACTGAATCATCAAATCAGTTCATCATTCTAATGAAATAAACTGAATCATCAAATCCTAAGTTAAACTGAAATTATATATCGTAATCCGACAAACAAATCGAAAACTCAGTCTAAATATCGTACAAAGCTAAGCTTAAAGCAAAGTAAGATTAGACACATGAAACCTCAGTGTGGCATTTTTATCATACACTAACCTTGCTTGAAGAGTTTCATGGCATTCAAAGCCTTCATCCTCATCCTCTAGGACTACTCGATGAGCTGCATTTTCTGCCCCAACCATGTGGTTCAAGCAATTTGAAGCAAGTCTTAAGTCTTCTTTGTATTCTCAGttttaaaagaagaaaaagaaagggtaTTTATACTGATAATCCGAAAGTTAATCGATGTTATATGGAAATATTACATCCTAATTCTTTGGCAGCAGTGTCGAGGAACTGTATAGTCATTCCTCTTGCAAGCTGACTATAAACTTCCCATGTTAAGCACTTTTCGATATCAGTTTGCCAGTTGATGGCACCTATATTGAAGAACTGGTAAGAGGGACCGCAGATACCATTTATTTCCACCTTAGATTTTGAATTGATTGAACCTATATGCAAAATATTGCGAAGAACTGATGTGCTGAGAGCTCGAACATGTGCACTTGGATGAGAAAGGCATCGAGTCGTAGCTGGTAGACGACACTGCATGGTTTGGAGAGATTATCACATCAGCAAAGATCTTGCAGTGACATCAGGGGAAAGAACAAAGACTACTTCACTATTCGCCCCATTTAACTCCACATTAACAGGCATTGGAATTTATGATGAACAAGTTCAAAGCATGTTTCGACTTTAAGGTTGAGAGTATATCAGTAACGGGTATTTGCTCACCTTTAACAGGTTTGAAAGTCCATCTGCTACTGCCAGTCCTGATTCTCCCCACTCGAGTACTGGCTGAACTGCTCTAGCTGTTGCTTCCAGCAGCTGCCAGTTTTAGATGAGAACATCAAAGATATTAATGAAACtttggaataaaataaaatgcatttGACTTCTTTTAAACACCAACCCAAACTAATTCACGTAAATGGAGAGCCTAACTTGAAATATAAGACCACAACCctcaaaaaataaaacaaataaagtaCTCTACTTCAACAAGGGCCTACACAAGTACAACCTCACAAGGGGTGGACAACAAACAAAACTGGACTTTACATACCAAAACAGGAAACCTAAGACTTAAATGCAAGATAAGACCACTTATCACTCCATGTGTAGCTTTACAGGGTCTGCATTCAGACAACTTCACAAAGGATAAAACGCAAGGACATAAACACATAAGCTATAATACAATGTGCATCCAATCCAAAACCAATTGGTATAAGTGAAGAGGCCTAACTAGAATACAAGATTATATGAAACCCAAGACTACAAATGTGGTATGTtatcacttaacaacttcaaAATATCACAAGTGTTCAATTAGAAAGACACCAAGATTGGCGAATGACTCTCTATAAGCAGAGATAGTTACAGTACCTCCAGTTGTGGTAAAGTACAAGCTTCCCCATCAACAAGCATCCCATCTGTGGCACGTAGAAGTAGATCAGAAGCACTTGCCACAATTACCAATGATTCTGCGCTATCATGATTTCTCAACAGCTCGACTATCAATTTTACAATTCGCTGGTTGATTCTCCACATCTTCTGACCTTGGTCATCATCTTTGGCAATCCAAGGCTGCAATTCCCTATCCGCCTGACAAGAACACAAGGCCATGAAAGTGACCAAACAGATGGAACAAATGAagttaaaaaacaaaaaatgtaGACAATGAGGCTATTTATGGCTGCTGGTTTGGTCACCATCTGCATGAGATTTCATCTGATTATACGGAAGTGTTTTATAGCAAATGGTAGTCCTGGATTTTATTATCTTAATTATGAACTGACATCACCTTTTACAAAACATGCGGTGTTCAAATCAGCAGCCACAAAGAAAAGCAGGCCAtctgtttttataattttagactaGAATTtataagatgaacaaaatttggACCTGAAGTACAACAGCTGTAGTTGCTTTTGTCGGTGATGCTGATACAACATTGCACAACGCATCAACCACCTAATTCCATCCAAGGAGGATAGTCAGACAAATATATTTCTGTAAAACCATAATGAGGCATTTACAGATGAAACATCGGGCAATTACATGCATCATAGAAGCTACCAACAGTGGCAAAACTATGTGAAAATTTTCCATATggcatttttaaaatttctaaaattttaaattagtaaaaataaaattgcactttgggcCCCacctaaaaatataaaagtttgatttaatcctttaaaagttataaagatATAAAGATATAGTCTATTAAAATGGTggaaattacaatttaatttcgcacccaccccccccccccccaaaaaaaaattttctaCTTTAGCCCCTAGCTACCAATCCACACAAGTATACCAAACCATATGTTCTGTTTAGAAATTTAAAAGACAATGAATAAAAATTATGGAATCAGATACAACAAAtcttttttatgaattttgacAATTACCTGTCTCCATCCCTGCTGGGCAGATGTGCTTTCGGCACTGGGTTGTGTTTCAGGCGCTGCTATCAGCTTATGCCACAGTAGTGAAACTACAGAGAAACATAACTCTTGTTTCTCCACAAGCACTGATCTCAGAAGAATTTGTGCACTGCAATTAAATCCTATGTGCCGGTCCCTGGTGAGAAAATTGGCCAAATCTGAGGCATCTAATGGGAAACCTGCTATACCTTTGCCCAAAGAATTTCCTAAGCCTTCATCTGATGCTAACAGTTTCTCAGATCTGAGATTATTGTCTGAACAAGTTGAATCTTCACATTCTGAAGCAGATAATTGCCCAGGATCAAAGCAAGTGGCACTTGAATACTTGTTTTGTTTTCTGTCATCTAAACAAGGGGAATATTTTCTAACAGGTGCATATATCAATTGTGCTTCTAATGGTTCGGCCTTGTTAACAATGGATGCAACAGCCTTGCTGTGAATATCGATGAGATTATATAACGATGATGCCCTGGTGTAAATTTCATTGTCCCACTTGCAGCGCATTAGAACAGAGAGTGCATACATGCAAGCCTTTGACCGTCTAAATAGTTCAGAAATATGAGCAGCAACCATAGCTGCAGCAACTATTTCATTTGAACTATAACCCCATGAGGTGCCAACAGAAGATGGCTTCAGCGAAAAAAGTGCCTCCAAAATTGCTAATATTCTGTGAGTGTGATGAATAGCAGAGTCAATACCATGTCCATACTCTATAGAAGATCCATTTACTTTTGCAGGGTTGGCCATAGCTTGAACATCTTTAGCAGTTGAATGCGTATTTCCTCTTGTAACTAGGGGGAACAACTGAAGCTCGCAGGCAAGAGCACAGACAGCAGCCAGCACATAAGAATCAAATGCAGCTACAGGCCCTTGTTTTTTTGCTTTTCTAGGTTTAATGTCTTTCAGCTTTTCAGATTGTGCCTGTGACTCCTCAATGCCCTCATCAGAAGGATAACTTTCTTCACCTCTTGGTCTCTTACTCCCACTGAACTGAGCCTCATGACTAACACACACAGTTAAGACAACAAAAAGTAGGCGTGAAGCGAGCTCTATAGAAGCACATGATTCTAAAAACAGCGAATGCACCATTGTACGAAGCTCTGCCACAGCAAGATTCTTTGAGGCAGAACCTATGCTGTATCTTGTTTTTCTGGTTTGCTCCCTGGGGGATTCAGGTGGAAATGTTCTCTGAAGAATAGCCTCTACAGTCGCCACGAATATCTTCATGAGACATGCTTCAGAAGGACTTCCACGTGGAAGGTATTCGAGCACCTTAAGAAGAGGTATGTATAGATTCCATGATAGTATGGGAGGCTGCAATGGGGTTGAAACAATAATTTCTGGAAGATCAACAGCTGAAGAGCTCAAGGGAATCAGACCATAAGCAGCTTCCCATATTGTACATATTCTCCATTCCACCTCCGGTCCATGAGCGCAAAGCATTGATGCAATCCCTTGAGCAGTAGCTTCAATAGTTGCTTCAGCTGCAGGCACCTCAATCTGATGAAAAAGTATTTTGAGACAACTTTCTCAGTACTTCTGAACATGCATCATTGAATGTACAGACCCATGCATATTAACTACTTAGCAACAAAAGGAAACATAAAAGCTAAAGATTGGAAGATAACATGCAAAATTTTGAAGGGGACAAGTAATACCTGCTTTCTGTAACATGAGATATAACCACCAGAAGGTTCATGTTGAACTTCTACTCCCTCAACTTGTCTTATTGGAGGAAAAAGTAGTGCGGGCTGTGAAAGTATGCGAAAAAGTAAAGCTGCAGCAGCATCAGCAGCAATACCTGCCCTCATAGACATTGCAGTCCCAATTGCCCGCAAAAAATGCAAATGCATCCAATTTCGAGGAAGCTACAACAACATCCACAAAATCAATTTGCTAAGACAAATAGAATGgtgataattaaaagaattattgTATCATTTTTTaagaaatataattatatgttattttccTAACAAACAATTGGCATCAGAGCAGAATACTTCCTCATAAAAAACCCTAAATTAGGGCATATGTCATACACTTTAGTACTTTACCTCCTGACATTCACATAAGATTACAGTCTACCACATTGACTAATAACACCCACCTAAAAACCATCAGGTTTAACGTGACAACCATAGGTGTTTTAAGTATGAGCTTCACAACTGTTAACTGGACAAACGGCCATTGGGTAGGTTAAAAGTTTCTTGCAAGCCTTATATTCAAGGTTTTCCTCAAAAAATAGAAGACAAAAAGAAGTCATATATTGAGGATCACTTCTCAATCCATAGTCAAAAGCTTTTAAGCTGGATCTGAACAATAGCCATGTTATATAGTGCAGCAACCTCTAAACCTCTAATGAAAACACTTTTATACAGAATGGATGCACAAAACATAGTTCTCATGCATCTAGAAATACGTATTCAACCCATTTACACAAGTGTTTCATTGGAGGtgaaaactgattttcaagtctGAAATGCTACTAATAACTAATAGAGAAACTATGATTAGTGGATATAATTTTTTCTTCACTGGGATAACAGAAACAcccctcccccccccccccaaagaaaaaaaaaagcactAAACCCCCAATGGTAGAACCACCAAGCTTTGTTATTAAGGACTATATCTTTCTTATCCATATTAATCTCATTAAGATTAGCCACCAACTTCATGTAATTCTTTTTAGCATGTGGTTGAACAATATATGCTGACAAATTTAGCACTTTCATTAAGCTAATATTCATAAATTCCTCTTGGATCTCACAATTACGGATAGCAAAAACTCAAGATGATGAAGATGAGATCCATATAAAATTCTAGTTAGATGTTGCAAAGTGTCATTTTATATACACGCAGTGAAAAACATTTAACTCACCCTTATACCAGTTGCATAATCTTCGGCAGCACGAAGAAGTTCCACAAGCTGTACAGCAGCATCAAGTGCATCTGGAGCCCATGATGGTGGTGCTTCAAGAAGCCCAAGAAGAAGTCTTTGGGTCGCACTTGGAGTTGCAATGGCATAGTACCTGAGAAGGAAATACAAGATAATTGCtagaaaaataagaagaaaactATATCATTTGGACACTTATACCAATTAGCAACTAGACATATCCGGTATTCATTTACATGATACCTTTGTCAGTTACCATATTACCAAGCACATATTTTAATCAATGTTAATATTTTGCGCACTAACATAGACTTTTGCAATCGCAATTGCATTTGCATTTGATAGACACTTCAGTTCCAAATGTATGTCCTAGTGTCACGGGGCTAGATCCACTTTGGCCTGTGACACTAGTTTGAATTTCAAAAGACCCCAAAAtattatttctttccttttcgTGATATTCTAAAATCCTAGCTTTTTCCATAGCAGTAACAGGTATTACATATTTGCTTTAAGAATATCAAATGTTTGCACTACAGAAAACTCTTAAGCTTAAATCTTAAGAAGTCCAGAGGTTTTTGAAGAAAACATGTGGGAGGCAGTTTCAGATAGAAGGTGCATGTTTACAAAAACACACTAACACTGCAATCTCCACGCAACCTAACTACTACCCCTTCTCAGAAGAACACAAAGAAACAGTTATTCAAACATCCGCATTCCTGATGTAAATTTGGAAATGAATTGCTCAGTTCCCAGTAAACAAAGCAAAAGCCAAGACTTACAAGCTATGACTATGTTCACCTACCACAAAATGAAAATCCTTGAGTAATGTTGTCAAAGAAAGCTTGAAGGTTCAGCAACTTACCGATGAAATAAACGTGCATATGGTTCAAGAGCCGGTAACCCAGCAACTAGATGCTCATCCAAAGCTGTTGTTGGGGGAGGAAGTAGAAGTGCAGGGACTGCTGCAGCCGTTAAACTAGCAGTTTCGTAGCGTGCAACCTCTTCGTCGCATACGCTTAAAATGACACCAGCACCATTTGCAACAGCCCATCTTGGGGTTGATGGCATAAGCTGAGGATGCTTTCCAGATCCCCGAGAAGAAGCTATTGAGAAAAAAATAGTCAACTGATGAGTCCTCAGGCCTAAAATATCTTATCATTTGTTATTAAGAAACAAAACAACTTAAGGCCATCTTTATTTGAATATCTTGATACACATCCACAAGTCCATCCATTATTACGGGTCTATTTTAGTATTTCTCACATCAGTTAGGACACACCAATTAGCACCAAATTATGAAACTGGAAACAACATAACCAGACAGTAACGAGTGAGGCCACTAGTGACACTTTGAAGATATACCAAACAATGAATTCTCGCTTATGCCTTAAGCCTCAAGGTAACAAAAGAAGACAGGAAATTTACCCGGTTTGCTTATAAAAATTAGCATAGAGACTGGACTGCAAACTAGCTCCTACTATGCAATAAgtgcatcaaaataaattttctttacaGTCTTTTCAAGGGGAAGAAGAACATTTATTTTGAGTCATTCTACAACAGAAGCTGGGGCACCAGTGGTCAAGATATATTTACTGTCAACATAGAGACAACCAAAAATTTCAACTTATCAACCAGTCACATGCAAACTACTCTTTAGAAAATGCATATAGTGCTTCATTGCAGTAAAGAATTTCCAAAACTACATCCTGTATGACCCTTCCACAGATTACCAcaaatatagtttatataatcAGTTGTAGTTATAGTTATATATGGCTGGTTAAGAAGTGAGATA is part of the Gossypium arboreum isolate Shixiya-1 chromosome 5, ASM2569848v2, whole genome shotgun sequence genome and harbors:
- the LOC108450107 gene encoding 40S ribosomal protein S18 produces the protein MSLVANEDFQHILRVLNTNVDGKQKIMFALTSIKGIGRRFANIVCKKADVDMNKRAGELTAQELDNLMTIVANPRQFKIPDWFLNRQKDYKDGKYSQVVSNALDMKLRDDLERLKKIRNHRGLRHYWGLRVRGQHTKTTGRRGKTVGVSKKR
- the LOC108453051 gene encoding protein GIGANTEA-like, coding for MANPSKRWIDGLQFSSLFWPPPQDPQERKVQITAYVEYFGQFTSEQFPEDIAELIRSRYPSKEQRLFDDVLATFVLHHPEHGHAVVLPIISGIIDGSLVYDKSSLPFASFISLVCPSSENEYSEQWALACGEILRILTHYNRPIYKMEPQNNETDRSHSSSQATTSESVDGEPSFQIPLMQQERKPLRPLSPWITDILLAAPLGIRSDYFRWCSGVMGKYAAGDLKPPTTASSRGSGKHPQLMPSTPRWAVANGAGVILSVCDEEVARYETASLTAAAVPALLLPPPTTALDEHLVAGLPALEPYARLFHRYYAIATPSATQRLLLGLLEAPPSWAPDALDAAVQLVELLRAAEDYATGIRLPRNWMHLHFLRAIGTAMSMRAGIAADAAAALLFRILSQPALLFPPIRQVEGVEVQHEPSGGYISCYRKQIEVPAAEATIEATAQGIASMLCAHGPEVEWRICTIWEAAYGLIPLSSSAVDLPEIIVSTPLQPPILSWNLYIPLLKVLEYLPRGSPSEACLMKIFVATVEAILQRTFPPESPREQTRKTRYSIGSASKNLAVAELRTMVHSLFLESCASIELASRLLFVVLTVCVSHEAQFSGSKRPRGEESYPSDEGIEESQAQSEKLKDIKPRKAKKQGPVAAFDSYVLAAVCALACELQLFPLVTRGNTHSTAKDVQAMANPAKVNGSSIEYGHGIDSAIHHTHRILAILEALFSLKPSSVGTSWGYSSNEIVAAAMVAAHISELFRRSKACMYALSVLMRCKWDNEIYTRASSLYNLIDIHSKAVASIVNKAEPLEAQLIYAPVRKYSPCLDDRKQNKYSSATCFDPGQLSASECEDSTCSDNNLRSEKLLASDEGLGNSLGKGIAGFPLDASDLANFLTRDRHIGFNCSAQILLRSVLVEKQELCFSVVSLLWHKLIAAPETQPSAESTSAQQGWRQVVDALCNVVSASPTKATTAVVLQADRELQPWIAKDDDQGQKMWRINQRIVKLIVELLRNHDSAESLVIVASASDLLLRATDGMLVDGEACTLPQLELLEATARAVQPVLEWGESGLAVADGLSNLLKCRLPATTRCLSHPSAHVRALSTSVLRNILHIGSINSKSKVEINGICGPSYQFFNIGAINWQTDIEKCLTWEVYSQLARGMTIQFLDTAAKELGCNISI